From the genome of Silurus meridionalis isolate SWU-2019-XX chromosome 20, ASM1480568v1, whole genome shotgun sequence, one region includes:
- the dsela gene encoding dermatan-sulfate epimerase-like protein: MAVCVVKPALLLCLVNLGFSFSGIFDPSGKYGTASEHDERADFHTDTNATTERGFHMASNVHPNLYFDLAEVRRLKKKAAGTHAQVFKVIRNAVTTMLESPTLYLPPTNHEEFAKKWNEIYGNNLPPLALYCLLQPEDGAAFQFLIKYMDRMAEYPDWMVTSAPHDEVPISHSLTGFATAYDFIYTYLDNQRKVLYLKKIRSVTAELYELSKHRGWGRQFLQNHQTTNILAMLTGAIVTGVHKDREAMMWKQVAVNYMEKTMFLLNHIVDGSLDEGVAYGSYTAKSITQYVFLAVRHFEIDNKHNNWLRAHFMFYYATVLPGFQRTVGIADSNYNWFYGPESQLVFLDAFVLRNGSGNWLAQQIRKCRPKDGPMTPSVAQRWATLHTEFIWFDAELTPQPPPDFGKADMHVFSNWGVVTYGAGLPSGQDNTFVSFKSGKLGGRAVYDIVHAKPYSWVDGWTNFNPGHEHPDQNSFTFAPNGQVFVSEALYGPKYSYLNNVLVFAPSPTSQCNAPWEGQLGECSKWLKWGEKEVGDSAGEVIAASSHQDTMFVSGEAVSAYSSAMKLVSVYRALVLLNSQTLLVLDHVEKHEKSPLTSVSAFFHNLDIDLRYVPHRSLNKYSGALMDVWDAHYEMFWFDSQGASPVGRIQEVEQVAEFKKRWTQFINVTFSMDGVVSRVAYLMHGPFVKVSDCRFVDNSKNGVKLSLTLNDTETTVSIATNYKDIGARLTYLGFAGFAKAENKHRIINFGQGVQVLPSQEKKDSMFNFGFMINVIAVWILCFAIAVLTIKRKFNVSSRKLIRCTVVSVLVFWVFELLVTSHRCQEVLCGIMWRDLRASEEAVTRSTFPLDQSPDPLPFIIVTSLPGSGAEILQPLFDNSSDFVYLSVPSTYLRIPETSFAPDSFADACEWSRADAQNGKFRAIQGWFHSMLHGIRLHLQNIQLYKSSIEAVNKGIKKRRKLLMEVSEIRDRRSAAREVEYIKELRQHLTDFPNACPVLNLRSGSWSLKLPFLQEVIGHSLRSVQVVRDPRAWIYLMLYNSKPSLYTSKNIRKHLLNILNQHSDRVGQACTRFDAAFQPLREILAQPDANPVLLLAHLWLAHTSASLRASADLPSYTYLQVKFEDIVNFPEDTAEKIHRFLGVPVAPAAVNQLAFATSTNLYHIVYEGDVSPAKINMWKENMAPDQIRLIEHVCGTVMDVLEYKRYVSV; this comes from the coding sequence ATGGCTGTATGTGTAGTGAAGCCTGCGCTCCTGCTGTGTCTGGTGAACTTGGGATTTTCCTTCTCTGGGATATTTGACCCGTCAGGCAAATACGGAACGGCCAGCGAGCATGACGAGCGAGCCGATTTCCATACAGACACCAACGCCACGACAGAGCGAGGATTTCACATGGCGTCGAACGTCCACCCCAACCTTTATTTCGACTTGGCGGAAGTGCGGCGGCTGAAAAAGAAAGCCGCCGGGACGCACGCACAGGTGTTTAAAGTTATACGGAACGCAGTAACGACCATGCTCGAAAGCCCGACGCTTTACCTACCACCCACGAACCATGAGGAATTCGCAAAGAAATGGAACGAGATTTATGGCAACAACCTTCCACCGCTGGCGCTGTACTGCCTACTCCAGCCTGAAGATGGCGCCGCGTTccagtttttaattaaatacatggaCCGTATGGCTGAATATCCAGATTGGATGGTGACTAGCGCACCACACGATGAAGTTCCCATATCCCATTCCCTCACTGGCTTCGCTACAGCTTACGATTTCATTTATACTTATCTGGACAATCAGAGAAAGGTTCTATACCTCAAGAAGATACGTTCCGTTACAGCGGAACTTTACGAACTGTCCAAGCATAGAGGCTGGGGTCGGCAGTTTTTACAAAACCACCAGACTACGAACATTCTAGCCATGCTCACGGGAGCTATCGTAACCGGTGTACATAAAGATCGTGAAGCCATGATGTGGAAGCAGGTCGCTGTAAACTACATGGAAAAGACCATGTTTCTCCTGAACCACATTGTAGACGGTTCGCTGGACGAAGGCGTCGCGTATGGGAGCTACACGGCCAAATCGATCACGCAGTATGTTTTCTTGGCGGTGCGGCATTTCGAAATCGACAACAAGCATAACAACTGGCTGAGAGCTCACTTCATGTTCTACTACGCCACCGTGCTCCCTGGTTTTCAAAGAACCGTGGGCATTGCAGATTCCAACTACAACTGGTTCTATGGGCCGGAGAGTCAGCTGGTGTTCCTGGATGCGTTTGTTCTGAGGAACGGCTCAGGTAACTGGCTGGCGCAGCAGATCAGAAAGTGTCGGCCCAAGGATGGGCCCATGACTCCATCCGTGGCGCAGCGCTGGGCTACTTTACACACCGAGTTCATCTGGTTTGACGCAGAGCTCACTCCTCAGCCGCCACCTGATTTTGGGAAAGCAGACATGCATGTTTTTTCAAACTGGGGGGTGGTGACATACGGCGCGGGGTTGCCGTCGGGGCAGGACAACACTTTTGTGTCTTTTAAATCGGGGAAGTTAGGTGGACGAGCGGTGTACGACATCGTCCACGCTAAGCCTTATTCCTGGGTCGACGGCTGGACTAACTTCAACCCGGGTCATGAGCACCCGGATCAAAACTCCTTCACTTTTGCACCAAACGGACAAGTGTTTGTCTCTGAAGCGTTGTACGGTCCAAAATACAGCTATCTAAACAACGTCTTGGTGTTTGCACCTTCCCCAACTAGCCAGTGCAATGCACCATGGGAGGGGCAGCTAGGGGAATGTTCCAAATGGTTAAAATGGGGCGAAAAGGAAGTAGGAGACAGCGCAGGTGAGGTCATCGCGGCGTCCTCGCACCAGGACACCATGTTCGTTAGCGGCGAAGCGGTGTCCGCTTACTCGTCCGCTATGAAGCTCGTTAGTGTTTATCGAGCCCTGGTTCTGCTCAACTCGCAAACCTTGTTAGTGTTAGATCACGTCGAAAAGCATGAAAAATCCCCCCTAACCTCAGTAAGTGCCTTTTTCCACAATCTTGACATTGACCTGAGATACGTCCCGCACAGGTCTTTGAATAAATACAGCGGCGCGCTAATGGACGTATGGGACGCTCATTACGAGATGTTTTGGTTTGACAGTCAGGGAGCCAGTCCCGTCGGTAGGATACAAGAAGTAGAACAGGTCGCGGAGTTCAAAAAGAGGTGGACGCAGTTCATAAACGTTACTTTTTCCATGGACGGTGTAGTCAGCAGGGTGGCCTACCTGATGCACGGCCCGTTTGTCAAAGTATCAGACTGCAGGTTTGTTGACAACAGCAAAAATGGAGTTAAACTGTCACTTACCCTGAATGACACAGAGACCACCGTGTCCATAGCAACAAACTACAAAGACATTGGTGCCAGACTCACCTACTTAGGCTTCGCAGGATTCGCAAAAGCAGAGAATAAACACAGGATTATCAATTTTGGTCAGGGAGTTCAGGTTCTACCCAGTCAAGAGAAAAAAGACTCCATGTTTAACTTTGGTTTCATGATCAATGTCATCGCAGTGTGGATTCTATGTTTTGCCATCGCGGTTTTGACCATAAAGAGAAAGTTTAACGTCTCCTCCCGGAAACTTATCCGCTGCACGGTCGTTTCAGTGCTAGTTTTCTGGGTGTTTGAACTCTTAGTGACGTCTCATCGTTGTCAGGAGGTGCTGTGCGGCATCATGTGGCGGGATCTCCGTGCCTCCGAGGAAGCCGTCACTCGATCCACGTTCCCTCTCGATCAGTCCCCAGACCCTCTTCCTTTCATTATCGTCACCTCGCTTCCCGGCTCTGGAGCTGAGATCCTTCAACCCCTTTTTGACAACAGTTCCGACTTTGTGTATCTTAGTGTTCCCTCCACCTACCTCCGTATCCCTGAGACCAGTTTTGCTCCGGACTCGTTTGCAGACGCTTGCGAGTGGTCCAGAGCGGATGCCCAGAACGGAAAGTTTCGAGCCATCCAAGGATGGTTCCATTCGATGTTACATGGTATCAGACTGCACCTGCAGAACATTCAGCTCTACAAGAGCAGTATCGAAGCAGTGAATAAGGGAATAAAGAAGAGACGGAAGCTGCTGATGGAGGTGAGCGAGATCAGAGACAGGAGGTCAGCAGCGAGAGAGGTGGAGTATATCAAGGAGTTGAGGCAGCACTTGACGGACTTCCCAAATGCCTGCCCTGTGCTGAACCTTCGCAGCGGGAGCTGGTCCTTAAAACTCCCATTCCTTCAAGAAGTCATCGGACACTCGTTGAGATCGGTTCAAGTAGTGCGTGACCCCCGGGCGTGGATCTATCTCATGCTCTACAACAGCAAGCCGAGCCTTTACACCAGCAAAAACATTCGAAAACACTTGCTGAACATTTTGAACCAGCATAGCGACAGGGTAGGACAGGCGTGCACGAGGTTCGACGCCGCATTTCAGCCGTTACGAGAGATCCTCGCTCAGCCAGACGCTAACCCTGTCCTCCTGCTGGCTCATCTCTGGCTCGCTCACACGTCTGCCAGTCTCCGAGCGAGCGCCGACTTGCCCTCGTACACGTACCTACAGGTCAAATTCGAGGACATCGTGAACTTTCCTGAAGATACCGCAGAAAAGATACACAGGTTTCTCGGCGTCCCTGTTGCTCCGGCCGCCGTAAACCAGCTCGCGTTCGCCACGTCCACGAACCTGTATCACATAGTCTACGAAGGAGATGTATCACCTGCCAAAATTAACATGTGGAAAGAAAACATGGCTCCTGACCAGATTAGACTTATAGAACATGTGTGTGGGACCGTCATGGACGTCCTCGAGTACAAAAGATACGTGTCTGTATGA
- the tmx3a gene encoding protein disulfide-isomerase TMX3a isoform X1 — MTTARHFIFSGLVVSITLAAAYVEELDERFNEMRKSEPWLVEFYAPWCEYCKTFELIWYDVAAELKSQGSHINVGKMDTTVYADAVTDFKIHGYPSIIFIKGEKYFHFNGPRTKDAIVEFASRVSGPFVRVLSSVRLFQHALSHHQLFFLYVGGRSPLKGQFYKVASEFVIHNYFFAAPPDVLPKAVALQDVPSVAVFKDGSYVVYDEVREGNLSSWVERERFPRYFLMDSFSLYQMGERTKLVAVAVVDEKNPSAESIRYKSLVEKVATEHGEQYSTKFQFGYVDGNDYINGVIMGDLPVPSIIVLNMSIDGYYLPGSTVKTIEELLEFLNSILTGRSELFGGNGFLQRIKRLYYRATSALKTSFASSPFGTCFLISLPLVVIGFVATGICTAERVDDEKADDGPHPVVTRRKRAAVKHSEAKKKD; from the exons ATGACAACCGCCAGACACTTCATCTTTTCAG GGCTTGTAGTGAGCATAACTCTTGCAGCTGCATATGTCGAAGAACTCGATGAAAG ATTTAATGAGATGCGTAAGAGTGAACCCTGGCTGGTCGAA TTTTACGCTCCATGGTGTGAATACTGTAAAACCTTCGAGCTGATCTGGTACGACGTTGCTGCTGAGCTGAAGAGTCAAGGCTCTCACATCAACGTGGGCAAAATGGACACCACTGTTTACGCCG atgctgtGACAGACTTTAAAATTCATGGATATCCTTCTATAATCTT TATAAAAGGAGAGAAGTATTTTCACTTCAATGGCCCGAGGACTAAAGATGCCATCGTCGAGTTCGCCAGCAGGGTATCTGG TCCCTTCGTGAGGGTTCTGAGCAGCGTCCGGCTCTTCCAGCACGCCCTGAGCCACCATCAGCTGTTCTTCCTCTACGTCGGAGGGAGGTCACCACTTAAG GGTCAGTTTTATAAAGTGGCGTCTGAATTTGTCATCCACAACTATTTTTTCGCGGCCCCCCCGGACGTCCTCCCAAAG GCAGTTGCGTTGCAGGACGTCCCCTCCGTCGCAGTGTTCAAAGACGGATCGTACGTCGTCTATGACG AGGTACGTGAAGGCAATCTATCCTCCTGGGTGGAGCGAGAACGTTTCCCTCGTTATTTCCTGATGGACAGCTTCTCGTTGTATCAGATGGGAGAACGAA CGAAACTTGTAGCCGTAGCCGTGGTGGATGAAAAAAACCCATCTGCAGAAAGTATTCG TTATAAGAGCCTGGTGGAGAAGGTGGCCACCGAGCACGGCGAGCAGTACAGCAC GAAGTTTCAGTTTGGCTACGTGGATGGAAACGACTACATCAATGGTGTCATAATGGG CGACTTGCCAGTGCCTTCAATCATTGTATTGAACATGTCCATTGATGGATATTATCTTCCTGGATCCACAGTTAAGACCATTGAAGAGCTTCTCGAGTTCCTCAATAGCATCCTGACTGGAAGATCTGAG TTGTTCGGAGGAAACGGATTCCTGCAGCGGATAAAGAGACTTTATTATCGTGCGACATCCGCATTGAAG ACGAGCTTCGCATCATCTCCCTTTGGTACGTGTTTTCTTATTTCCTTGCCGTTAGTCGTGATCGGATTCGTCGCCACGGGAATCTGCACGGCCGAGCGAGTAGATGATGAAAAAGCAGATGATGGCCCTCATCCTGTGGTCACTCGCAGAAAGAGAGCAGCTGTGAAACACTCGGAAGccaagaaaaaagattaa
- the tmx3a gene encoding protein disulfide-isomerase TMX3a isoform X2 produces MTTARHFIFSGLVVSITLAAAYVEELDERFNEMRKSEPWLVEFYAPWCEYCKTFELIWYDVAAELKSQGSHINVGKMDTTVYADAVTDFKIHGYPSIIFIKGEKYFHFNGPRTKDAIVEFASRVSGPFVRVLSSVRLFQHALSHHQLFFLYVGGRSPLKGQFYKVASEFVIHNYFFAAPPDVLPKAVALQDVPSVAVFKDGSYVVYDEVREGNLSSWVERERFPRYFLMDSFSLYQMGERTKLVAVAVVDEKNPSAESIRYKSLVEKVATEHGEQYSTDLPVPSIIVLNMSIDGYYLPGSTVKTIEELLEFLNSILTGRSELFGGNGFLQRIKRLYYRATSALKTSFASSPFGTCFLISLPLVVIGFVATGICTAERVDDEKADDGPHPVVTRRKRAAVKHSEAKKKD; encoded by the exons ATGACAACCGCCAGACACTTCATCTTTTCAG GGCTTGTAGTGAGCATAACTCTTGCAGCTGCATATGTCGAAGAACTCGATGAAAG ATTTAATGAGATGCGTAAGAGTGAACCCTGGCTGGTCGAA TTTTACGCTCCATGGTGTGAATACTGTAAAACCTTCGAGCTGATCTGGTACGACGTTGCTGCTGAGCTGAAGAGTCAAGGCTCTCACATCAACGTGGGCAAAATGGACACCACTGTTTACGCCG atgctgtGACAGACTTTAAAATTCATGGATATCCTTCTATAATCTT TATAAAAGGAGAGAAGTATTTTCACTTCAATGGCCCGAGGACTAAAGATGCCATCGTCGAGTTCGCCAGCAGGGTATCTGG TCCCTTCGTGAGGGTTCTGAGCAGCGTCCGGCTCTTCCAGCACGCCCTGAGCCACCATCAGCTGTTCTTCCTCTACGTCGGAGGGAGGTCACCACTTAAG GGTCAGTTTTATAAAGTGGCGTCTGAATTTGTCATCCACAACTATTTTTTCGCGGCCCCCCCGGACGTCCTCCCAAAG GCAGTTGCGTTGCAGGACGTCCCCTCCGTCGCAGTGTTCAAAGACGGATCGTACGTCGTCTATGACG AGGTACGTGAAGGCAATCTATCCTCCTGGGTGGAGCGAGAACGTTTCCCTCGTTATTTCCTGATGGACAGCTTCTCGTTGTATCAGATGGGAGAACGAA CGAAACTTGTAGCCGTAGCCGTGGTGGATGAAAAAAACCCATCTGCAGAAAGTATTCG TTATAAGAGCCTGGTGGAGAAGGTGGCCACCGAGCACGGCGAGCAGTACAGCAC CGACTTGCCAGTGCCTTCAATCATTGTATTGAACATGTCCATTGATGGATATTATCTTCCTGGATCCACAGTTAAGACCATTGAAGAGCTTCTCGAGTTCCTCAATAGCATCCTGACTGGAAGATCTGAG TTGTTCGGAGGAAACGGATTCCTGCAGCGGATAAAGAGACTTTATTATCGTGCGACATCCGCATTGAAG ACGAGCTTCGCATCATCTCCCTTTGGTACGTGTTTTCTTATTTCCTTGCCGTTAGTCGTGATCGGATTCGTCGCCACGGGAATCTGCACGGCCGAGCGAGTAGATGATGAAAAAGCAGATGATGGCCCTCATCCTGTGGTCACTCGCAGAAAGAGAGCAGCTGTGAAACACTCGGAAGccaagaaaaaagattaa
- the tmx3a gene encoding protein disulfide-isomerase TMX3a isoform X3, which translates to MTTARHFIFSGLVVSITLAAAYVEELDERFNEMRKSEPWLVEFYAPWCEYCKTFELIWYDVAAELKSQGSHINVGKMDTTVYADAVTDFKIHGYPSIIFIKGEKYFHFNGPRTKDAIVEFASRVSGPFVRVLSSVRLFQHALSHHQLFFLYVGGRSPLKGQFYKVASEFVIHNYFFAAPPDVLPKAVALQDVPSVAVFKDGSYVVYDEVREGNLSSWVERERFPRYFLMDSFSLYQMGERTKLVAVAVVDEKNPSAESIRYKSLVEKVATEHGEQYSTKFQFGYVDGNDYINGVIMGDLPVPSIIVLNMSIDGYYLPGSTVKTIEELLEFLNSILTGRSELFGGNGFLQRIKRLYYRATSALKS; encoded by the exons ATGACAACCGCCAGACACTTCATCTTTTCAG GGCTTGTAGTGAGCATAACTCTTGCAGCTGCATATGTCGAAGAACTCGATGAAAG ATTTAATGAGATGCGTAAGAGTGAACCCTGGCTGGTCGAA TTTTACGCTCCATGGTGTGAATACTGTAAAACCTTCGAGCTGATCTGGTACGACGTTGCTGCTGAGCTGAAGAGTCAAGGCTCTCACATCAACGTGGGCAAAATGGACACCACTGTTTACGCCG atgctgtGACAGACTTTAAAATTCATGGATATCCTTCTATAATCTT TATAAAAGGAGAGAAGTATTTTCACTTCAATGGCCCGAGGACTAAAGATGCCATCGTCGAGTTCGCCAGCAGGGTATCTGG TCCCTTCGTGAGGGTTCTGAGCAGCGTCCGGCTCTTCCAGCACGCCCTGAGCCACCATCAGCTGTTCTTCCTCTACGTCGGAGGGAGGTCACCACTTAAG GGTCAGTTTTATAAAGTGGCGTCTGAATTTGTCATCCACAACTATTTTTTCGCGGCCCCCCCGGACGTCCTCCCAAAG GCAGTTGCGTTGCAGGACGTCCCCTCCGTCGCAGTGTTCAAAGACGGATCGTACGTCGTCTATGACG AGGTACGTGAAGGCAATCTATCCTCCTGGGTGGAGCGAGAACGTTTCCCTCGTTATTTCCTGATGGACAGCTTCTCGTTGTATCAGATGGGAGAACGAA CGAAACTTGTAGCCGTAGCCGTGGTGGATGAAAAAAACCCATCTGCAGAAAGTATTCG TTATAAGAGCCTGGTGGAGAAGGTGGCCACCGAGCACGGCGAGCAGTACAGCAC GAAGTTTCAGTTTGGCTACGTGGATGGAAACGACTACATCAATGGTGTCATAATGGG CGACTTGCCAGTGCCTTCAATCATTGTATTGAACATGTCCATTGATGGATATTATCTTCCTGGATCCACAGTTAAGACCATTGAAGAGCTTCTCGAGTTCCTCAATAGCATCCTGACTGGAAGATCTGAG TTGTTCGGAGGAAACGGATTCCTGCAGCGGATAAAGAGACTTTATTATCGTGCGACATCCGCATTGAAG TCGTGA